The nucleotide window GGGTGAGGCCCTGCCCAGCTGTCGGGGTCTGGACTCCTTAGGGGCTGTGGTTTCATGTATGTGGTTCAAGGGTTGGACCGCCTTCTGGGAACTTAAGCTGACCTCTGACTTGAGCCACTGGCAGGGCATTTGTCCTTAGCGGGCACCACAAGGAGCTCAGGTTTCAGCTCCAAGCTGTGGTTTGAGTTAGGAGTCCTGGAACCAAAGGGAGAGATATGTTCCTCTTGCCCCTATCCCAGGGCCCTTGGCCCCTTACCTCTTCCTCCGCCCAGCTGTCCCCCGAAGGCCAGTAGGGCAGGGGTCCCCGAAACAGATACACTGCCCACGGAGCCTTGTGGCCAAGTCAGGATTGAAATGGTGCTTCTGGTGCCTTTGCCCTAGGCTGCCCAGGGTCCTGCCCGGCTCCTGACACTGCGGTCTATGGCGGGCAGGAAGATGGCAGCTCAGGCCCTCTTGCCTGGGACTCCATGTGTTTTCCTAGCCTAGGGCTTCCTTTAACTGCTGGCTGCTGCCTGGGTGCAAGTCCTAAGAGCTGTCTGCTGCTGGCCTAGGATTGGTCCCATGGCTCATTCTCGTGCTCTTGGGGTTTGGGCCCTAAGGGTCCTGCTACGCGTACAGGCTGGTGTGAAGGGAAGTGGATCAGCCTGGAATGGCAGTTTGCCAGAGATTTGTGCAGGGGTCTGGGCAGAAAGCCCACAGCTCCCTGAAGCTGGGGAGGGGAGACATCAGGCCCCAGAAATGCTACCCAGCCCCAGGAAGCGGTGATAATGAGCTTCCATTGCTGAGGCCTGGAGGGCCGCTGGTACATAAAACCCCCAGGCCTGTAGCACAGCTTATAGGAAGGTGGGGCGCCCTCTGCTGCCACATCTTGGTATAGCTGTCAAGCCcagaccacccccacccccccaaaaccccaggatcacagttCTTGCGTTTTTCCACAGGGATCAACCCTGCCTACCGGGCTGAGGATGCCAACGAGGACACTATTGGGGTCCTGGTACGCCTGATCACGGAGAAGAAAGGTGAGAGGAAGCTCTGATCCTGTCTccaggcccaggagaggaccCCTCTCCTCCCAGAAGCTGAGGCAGCAGTGGGGGGTCAGAGTCCCACTGTGCCCCGCCCCTCCCATTGGGATGCCCTGGGCCAGCCTCTGGTGCTCCCTGGCCAGCAGCTGAGGGCGCTGCccctttttttcttgttcctgcCTGATGAGAGGTGGAGGAAAAGGCGCTCTGtcggctggggtgggggtggagcgcGTGGGGAGTGCCCCTCCTGGCCGAGAGCGGCTTCTGACTGCAGCTGCCCACAGAGAATGCGGCGGCCCTGGAGGAGCTGCTGAAGGAGTATCACAGCAAACAGCTGGTGCAGACCAGCCACAGGCCTGTGCCCAGGTGAGTGGGCAGGTGCCCCAAACCCGTTTGTAATCAGCCTGCTTCCCTGGGGAGTTCCCACTTGGCTGTGTTCCCTTCATGGTACCCTGGTTCCCCTTCCTACCTCCTGGGACCCCCTGGCACTGGCCTGCCCTGGTGACCGCTCCCCCCTGTGCCCTCTGCAGGCTGCCGCCGGGTCCTCCCAGCATGCCACACATCTGCCCGCATCGCCACCACCTCCACACCGTGCAGGGCCTGGCCTCACTCTCTGGCCCCTGCTGCTCCCGTTGTAGCCAGAAGAAGTGGCCCGAGGTGCTGCTGTCCCCTGAGGCCGCAGCTGCCACTACCCCCACTCCCAGAGTCCTGCCCAACCTGGCCAGGGCTCCCAAGGCTGGGGCCAAGGCAGGACGCCAGGGCGAGATCACCATCTTGTCTGTGGGCAGGTGAGGTGGGCACAAACACAGGAGGGTCAGGGAGAGACCTTATACCCAGGGTGGGTATTTGAGCCCCCTATTTGAGCCCTGAACATTGTGTTCAGTGAGGgcccctctctggcctcagtaGGCCTCTGGGCAGAAGAGGGGTGGGGAGACCAGGGAGAAGTCTGGTCTTCCCAGCTCTGCTATGTCTCACATGAGCCCTTAGGCCCCGGGGCAGGGTCCTAGCCTCCAGCCATCCCACTGTGGGCCCCTCAAGCCAAAGGACTGTTTACCTACAACCTAggttgggggggttgggggcttATCTGTGGGTAGGAGGGTATAGGAAGGGCTCAGGCTCTGATCCATGAACTTGGTGTGGGACCCTAGCAGCCACTGCCCTTTCTATACCCAGGGTTTCCTCTTTAATGAACCCAGAGGGGGCGGGTTACGGCATCACCACTCCTCACAGGTTCCGAGTGGCCCGAATTCCGGAGCAACGGTCGAGTTCAGCAGCCTCTGAGTTGAAGACTATCACGGAGGCTGGACCCTCAGGGGGTGATCTCCCAGATTCCCCACAACCcggcctccccactgagcagcggGCACTGCTGGGAAGTGGTGGAAGCCATACTAAGTGGCTGAAGCCCCCAGCAGAGAACAAGGCTGAGGTGAGGGCCAGAAGGGGAGAGTGTCTGTTGGCACCTGGGCCAACCCTGACTTGCGTGGGGCAGGGGCCACTTTCCTGGAGCCcagaagccccctgactcagaTCTAACCCCTTACTCCCGTCTCCCAGGAGAACCGCTATGTGGTCCGGCTAAGTGAGAGCAACCTGGTTATCTGATGGTCGGCCTCATCTGAGGATgctgcagccctgccctgggaggttccgaaggcttcctggaggaggtagaACTGCAGCCCAGCCTGTGAGGATCAAGAAGCAATGGTCCAGCAGACAGAACAGCAAAGGCCAAGGCCTGGTGGTGGGAGCGCCCACCCCTGTGAAGAGGCAGGCCAGCCGGCGGGTGCTGTGTGCAGGAGCAGGTTCAGAGCCCCTCCCTTGCTCCCGCCCCTATGCCCCTGCAGGATCCTCTGTACCACCAGGTCGCTAGGCCTTGGTCATGGGAAGGGGTCCTCTGCCTGGCACCCCTGGCCCCATACCTTGGTAGTTAACTGCCCCTGCCTCTGTACAGGGCCCTAGCATggacctctccctcctcttctggtGGGCCCTGTAAAGGGAAGGGGCAACAAAAAGCCACGGGCTGGACACTGGGTTCCCTGGTTCTAATCGTGGGCAAGCCCCTGGCCATCGCCTGGTTATAGTTGTTCTGACcaggaagtggggagagaaagaTCTCTCTGGTCCCAAGGCTTCTCCAGTCCTTGCAGGCTCTGGCCTGGGTCTTGTGCAGAGAGAGCTGGAGTCTTTGCCACCCCTCCCATTAGTAGCTTTATCTGGCCCCATTTTTGCGGCTTCCAGGGCCTGTGCCTTCAGGCCCCCATGGGGCTGCCTGTCTCTGGCTCTGCCTACAGAAGGGGCTTAATGCATGTatctgctgccccctcccccactatttttattgaaattggaACAACAGTCTTGACCTGGGCAGGGCTTTGATACGGGGTGCCAGCCTGCATAGCCACCCCAAGATCTCAGGAGCTTTCAGGGAGAGGCATGTGTGGGGCTGGAGAGGCACCTCTGGCCTCCGTGGTTTCTGTGTCCTTGTGGGGTTGGTGTGTCTGTCCCCAGCCTGGGCAGTGCAGGCAACTGCCCAGCTCAGTTCCTATGTCCACTCTAGCTCAGCAACCTGGTTATTTATGTGGGGCCGTGCAGGCATGGGGCCCACTGCCATCcccatttctcttatttattgaaaatttgcTGTTGTCCTGTCCTGTCTACATTCCCATCCATTTATTGGATAATAAAAGGTGGGAAAGTGGTGTCATGAGGAGCTTCTTTCCCTGTCACCCGTCCATTCACCAAATATCTGTGTGTCAGGTACCATGTGTGGGACAGGCCATCCCTCCCCCTGCGGTGCCAGCTCTGTGGTGGGTGGGCATGGGGCAGCATGTgaggtggggctggaggaggtCCCTCACCTCGCTGGGTTCTCACTGAAGCTCCTAGAAGCAGTGCTGTCCAATGGATAGTACACACCACATatgtaatttcaaattttctaatagccacgttttaaaaagtaaatcatgAAAGTTATCAATAATGTATTTAAgccaatatatctaaaatattttcattttaatataaagtcagtataaaaaattatgaatgagcCATTAACTTTTTGCTTTGAAATCTAGTATTTTATAAAGCACATCTTAATAATGAACTAGCATATTGAAGGGCTCCATAGCCACATATGGCCAGTGGCTCCTGTCTTGGACAGCACAGCTCTAGAGGACGTGGAAGCATGGTCCCCAGacagggaacagcatgtgcagagGCCCAGGGAACTACAAGAAACTGGAGAAGCTGGTAGTCAGAGGTGACACGTGTGGAGAGCAGAGTGGGAGTGGGCAACAGAAGGTAGCCACAGGTGCTCTTGGTCACCCTGTTTTCATGCCAGTGATGCATAAAAAAAGCATttaggaaggggagaagcaggactgGTCCGTTTGCTCTTGGCCAGTGTGGAGGATGGAGCAGGAGTTCTGCAAGGAAACTGTTCCAGCTGTTCAGGcaagagattgtgtgtgtgtgtgtggggggggtactggggggggggtggaatccAAGAGACCAAAGACTCCTAAGAACTGCTAGGGTTTGTGAATGGGTTGTGGGTCAAGGGGTTAGGGATAGCTGTGAAAGAGCCCTCCTACATCTGAATGTGAAGGCCTGGAGTGCTCAAGAGGCCGATCTGGGCTACAAGAGTATCTAGAAGCACTTAAGTAGGCATTTATACCGGGACTTGACCTGAGAGAGCTCAGGGCACTCTTGGGCTGTTCCAGGGGCACTGCCAAGAGGTGGGAAGGAGACTAGGGTGGTGGTCTCCCTTATAAGTGAGGAAAGGTAAGGGAAGGGCAGGGTAGGTCACAAGTGTCAGGACTGCCATAGCCCCTGGTCAATGGACACAGGgacatggggagagagagcaggaccAGGTCTGAGTGGATCGACCTCCCTGCAGAAGCCTCACTGTGTCACGAAATAGCGGGTAGGGATTTAGGTGTCAGGAAGAAAAGGGTTTAATTCCGGGTTCACTGggtatttggtatattttttaaagatggaaggAGACACATTTAAATGCTAGTGGGAGAGGCTGAGGAACCAGCTACTGATGCTTGAGGGAGCCTGGGAAGGTGCCTGTGGGGGTCCTAGGCCTGCTGCAGCTGGGGGAGGGTGGCTGTTGGGCTAGCACTACTGGAAGCCCAGCTCACTCtggcctctgctgctcctcttgtAGCCAGAAGTGGCCTAAGGTGCTGCTGTCCCCTGAGGCCATAGCTGCTGCCACGCCCACTCCCAGACTCCTGCCCAACCTGGCCAGGGCTCTCCAAGGCTGAGGCGTGGTAGGATGCCAGTGGGGGAGATCACCATCTTGTCCGTGGGTAGAGGCTTCCTCCTGTGAGGAAGCCATGGGCAGGGGCCTGGCCCAGCAGCAGCACAAAAAACTCCTGCCCAGAGAAGTTGGGCAGATGTGCCTTGAGATttgctctctccctgcctcttggTTCTCCAGGGCACAGTCTTCTCTCTCACAGGCTTCTGAAGTGTGCAGGAAAGGAGGCAGGCTGCACATCAGGAGGAATTTTCTAGAGCACCAAAGGTTGCCAAAGTCTAGAACTGTCTGTTGCAGGAAACTAGTAGGTGTCATCAGCACTCTTAAATGTTCCCTTGGGCTGCCAGGGTTGTCTTATTTGGTGTCCCTATTTGCCGACCGTTAGCTCCATCTCCgggtttggtttcttaaatttggCTGTCCCCTCAGCCAACCAACCCCACTTCACCCAGGACTTGGATGACACACCAAGATGATGAGACAGCAAGAGCCAATGCCCTGGGGTAGATGAGGTGGGAGGTGGTCCCTCCTATCGCTGGCCTCCTTTCCCAGGGGAAGGCTAGATTGTGGACTCCAAATGCCATCTTGCTGTGGAGACTGAGGCTTCCCAGACCAGGTAAGAGAATCTTCACCTTGGTGCTGGGCCCTGGGTAATAAGCACAGCTCCCCTCCAGCACTGCCCCTCACCCCTTATTGTCTGCTGGAAGGTAAAACTAGGACTTTGGCTTAGATTTCTTCACCTGTCCCTTGGGCCTAGCTCCCAAAAGGATGGGATGAGTTGCCGAGGGATCAGGTAGGGGTATATCCAATGCTCTTGGCCTTTTCTGGCTTGTCCTCTCCTAGGCTTCCCCTCTGAATCTTGGCTGCCCTGGAAGCTGGAAGACAGGCTGCAGCACGGGGCTGAGGGGAGTTCAGAGTTTGACTTCTCCTTactccacccctcaccccaagGACCGGAATAGTGAGGACGGGAGCCCAGATCTCTACCTCCCTGCCTGCTCCTGGCCCTGTGACCTGGAGCAAGTGCTGTGACACTTTCTCCAGAGGtgccctctgctccccacatCTGACAGAATTTTCCACTACAAGGAAGGGAGAATGAGCTTCCTGTCGGGTGACAGCAGGGGGTACTGGGGGGCATTCTGCAAAGGCACAGGGCACAGGGTGGCAGAAAGGGTGGGAGAGTTAGGAGTCCTGAATTGTAATTACAGCTCTAGTGCAGGCTAGGTCAACTGGCCTTGTGGGGCCTCCGTTTTCTCTCCAGTCAAGGAGTTTGAATACTTATAGGCTGGAAGAGCGTGGATTGTTGGGGCCAGGGAGGGAATGGTGGCCACAATGACCAGGGGAAGAAGCTTGGGTCTGGACTAGGGCAGCTGCTTTgcccagaggggagaggaggacaaGATTCAGGATGGAAAACTGACAGCATAAACTATTAGGATGGAGACCACCTGACCTCCCTTGACTGCTGTTCTGTGACTACAAACCTGTAAGCTTTCCCTTGGTTTCCCACCTGACAAATTCACCCTTTAATATAGACACCACTTCCTCCAGGGTGGGCAGAATGTGGGATCTGGTGCCTGGGCTGTGGAGCCAGACCAAGTGTGAGCTCCAACTCTGAACctcaccagctctgtgaccttggccaaggtACTTCGTCTCCTTGGCTGCCCACCTCTTGACAGGCTCACCTCCCACTGGGCTGTGGGGATTCTGAGAGTTACCAAACATAAAGCACAGTGCTGGACATATGGTAGGCCCTCGGGAGATGGCAGCCCTCCTCATTCGTGGCCTCCCTGGGTCACCCACCTTTAGTCCAGGTGCTGACTGATGGCTACTTCCCCGGGAAGACCTGCTATCTGCAGGGAGATGCATCATAGGCGTTACCTGACTGGTGAAAACAAGTTTAGAATCAGCTTGGGAAGAACCCAGGGGATTCACTGGCTTAAGTGGTGGCCTGTGTCTCCCTGCCCCAAGAACCACCAGTCTGGTcatcctggactttttttttttttggaaacttttttttttttttaatagttattgaATGTTCTACAGCTTACAGTAAATATCATAGTTACAAATTCTTGGCTTCAATCTTTCAGAGTGATCACTATCtgatcttcaaaacaaaacaaaacaaaacaaaaacccaaaagaatccagaacaacaaaacaaaaccagatttaCACTTCATACACACAAGGCGAGGCCATGGGGCTTTCCAATCTTTACACTCCAGGCtgtgctttaaaaacattttataagttctttgatCAAACTACTTGGAAGACACCGGTCaaaggtttattattattttaaatgtttttctttttaaaatgtgagttccaataaaatttaaaaattagattccaACCTGtagattaaaatgaattaaaaaatacaaaatcatataCAATGCTCTTACAGGGATGTTACATGCCACGAGAACAGGTTTCTCTGTCATGTGATATGAAATAGGGATGCAATGCCTTTTAGTCAGGAGATGCGGACAGACCGTTGGGCCTTTAAAGGTCATTACAGGCAACTTCCAAGTTGCTAGACACCTTGCCTTTACCTCCCCTTGGGGAAGGAGGAGCTtgatcctccccctccccctgagcCCCATGATCTGGCTAACCCGAGAAGGTGGTCTGTGGGCATTCCCACTCTGTCCCTGACTCACAGGCATGAGGAGGAAGGCTAGAGCCTCAAGATGCTGGTCTTGCTGGGGTCAGGCCCAAAGAAGATTTCACTCATTTAACTCCTATGGGCTGGTACTTATCTGCAAAGCTGTAATACCTGTTCTCTTCAGGAAGAGGAGTACCCACTTTACCAGGAACTGGGATCGGTACAGGGTCTCACCACCACAGTACGAATGCCCAGGGACTATGGATGCAGCCACAGGGAACAAAAGCTCTAGTTTCCCTTTCTGGCTTTGTGACAGCCAGTCCCAACTCCTGTGTTCCTCACTTGGCCACTGAGCTGACTCCACAGCATGCAAGATAGAAAATAACCATCGGAGAAACTGAAGGAATAGGGCCCAAGTCTGGTTCAGGCAAGGATGGCTATGGAATGTTGAAGCTGGCCTGTCAGGCAGGAATTCTGAAGCCTGGGCCCTGGAACCATGTAATATGTAACTTCAGAAACAAGTTTCTAGGAGAGGGGAACACGGGTAAAGGACAAACCCTGCAGTCACCCTGGCATGCCGTGGAGCCTGATCTCTGAGGCTTAGGTATGGGGTTCGATGGGCAGCCTGGCTGGGTTTCCTCTGCTGTGATCCTGCTGTTGGGCTGGGCCTGGATTCCCATGGGGCTGTGCACCGGCCTGGAGCCACCTCCTACCTGCCACTGCCCCGCCTGACCTGCCCCTCTCTGGACTCTGAAGCTTGGCAAGCAGCCAGAGGGGCATACCCCAGTAATGTGGCAGATTACAGGATGGAAAAGCAGAGCTTCCACGGTCTTCACTCAACTGCAACTGAGAGATGCCATGGTGCCATCTAAATGATTAAGCCAGCCAGACTGCTTAAAGACCAGGCTTTCCTTCTCTGGCCATGGAGCAGAACCAAGGAATCTGATGTGCAGGGCTCCAGGCTGGGGGACCAAGGGGCCTGCCCTTTTATACTCCATGTGATTCATTTCTTGAATGCCACTCAGAACAAAGCAAGTCCCTCCAAAGGAGCAGCCCCTAGCTCTCTGGGGGTAGGTAAACCTCAAATTTGGAACAATTTGGGTGGCCAGGGATAAGAGCTGGCTCTGGTTCTCCCCCATGGGAAAAGGAAGCCCAGGAATTGAAGTCAGATGTGTTTGGCCATTCAGGGCTATACCAGGTCCTCTGGGAGTGCCAGCTCACTGGGTCTGGACAGTGGGCAGGCTCTCCAGGCTCAGAAAACATGGCTGTACAGGCTTCCCAGGGACATGGGTCTTTGAATGGATAGATACCTGGGGCTGCCTTTGAATGTGTCTTCACTCCTGAGCATCATGACCCCAAAGCTTTTTGTTCAAGTTAGGCCTTTTGTTGCCAAGTCTCATCCTCCTGGTATTCCCAAGGTCCTTAGGGCACCTCCTAAAAATCTCCACAGGAGGACTGAGTTCCCCAGGTGTCTTGGGAGTCTTCCTCTGTTTGGGGCAGATAGTTCACCCCTTCTTCATGCCTGCCACTGAGACCCAGCAGGTGAGCAGGTGCCAGCTCAAAGAGCAGACGATTTGAAGAGTTGAAATCTtggctcttttaatttttatcaagtcTTTTAAGCCCCCCACTAgtcccagtgtggggcttggacccacaaccccaagatcaagagccacaggcTCTACCGACTGATCCAGCAAGGTGCCCCAAGTCTCCTAAGTCTTTTTAGACTTCATTTTTTCCATCAATAATATGAGGATTTAGCAATCTATGTCAAAGTACTTTGTACATTAAAAAAGCTGGATAGGTGTATGTGGCCTTGTTCAAGATTTACGTAAGGGGATATATACTTTAGGGTCATTGCCAAGAGAGAAGCGCTGCAGCAACTATCCtgtctcagaaaaaaattaaatttttccaaAAGGTGGCAAAAAGATTATGTTCTGACCACTTGGGGGCACTACAGCCCCAGGCTAATGAGGAGGGAAGAAATTGGGGAAGCCAAGAGGGCTGGTTATTGACTAGAACCACCTATACCCCTAAACCTGGCCACCAGACCTGTAGTACTGCAGGAAGGCAGTGGAGTGGAGAGGCATTTGCATGCTGGTGCCAGTGCTGTAGCTCACTCTCCCGTGGGCACACCCCTTGTCCTCTCTGGCATGCTGGCCTTCCCACAGTGGCAAGTTGACCTTCTGTCCAGCTTTTACCACTGGGCCCACCCAGCATCTTTGGATGCCACCCAAAAGATGCCTATGATCCTACCAGGAATGTTCATCCTACCAGAGGCACACTACTGCCCCTGCTCTCCTGGTCTTGTTCCCTTTGCAATGACTCCCCAAGCTTGGCTAGGCTTGTGGATCTCCATCAAAGCAAGGGGGGAGGCCAGCAGAACTGGGGCTCTGCCACACATACTGAAAAAGGCATGTTGGACTTGG belongs to Canis lupus baileyi chromosome 23, mCanLup2.hap1, whole genome shotgun sequence and includes:
- the RELT gene encoding tumor necrosis factor receptor superfamily member 19L isoform X5, coding for MKLSWPHWPLSCLFVLLPWPLATPISTTPWQCPPGEEPSLDLGQGTLCRSCPPGTFSASWGPGPCQPHSRCSPRGRLEAQPGTATQDTLCGDCQPGWFAASEVTHVPCQLCPWTPLGIRSCYGINPAYRAEDANEDTIGVLVRLITEKKENAAALEELLKEYHSKQLVQTSHRPVPRLPPGPPSMPHICPHRHHLHTVQGLASLSGPCCSRCSQKKWPEVLLSPEAAAATTPTPRVLPNLARAPKAGAKAGRQGEITILSVGRFRVARIPEQRSSSAASELKTITEAGPSGGDLPDSPQPGLPTEQRALLGSGGSHTKWLKPPAENKAEENRYVVRLSESNLVI
- the RELT gene encoding tumor necrosis factor receptor superfamily member 19L isoform X4, with amino-acid sequence MKLSWPHWPLSCLFVLLPWPLATPISTTPWQCPPGEEPSLDLGQGTLCRSCPPGTFSASWGPGPCQPHSRCSPRGRLEAQPGTATQDTLCGDCQPGWFAASEVTHVPCQLCPWTPLGIRSCYERGRRARRGVEVAAGTTGTGDTRQPGNGTRAGGPEETAAQYAVIAIVPVFCLMGLLGILVCNLLKRKGYHCTAHKEVGPGPGGGGSGINPAYRAEDANEDTIGVLVRLITEKKENAAALEELLKEYHSKQLVQTSHRPVPRLPPGPPSMPHICPHRHHLHTVQGLASLSGPCCSRCSQKKWPEVLLSPEAAAATTPTPRVLPNLARAPKAGAKAGRQGEITILSVGRFRVARIPEQRSSSAASELKTITEAGPSGGDLPDSPQPGLPTEQRALLGSGGSHTKWLKPPAENKAEENRYVVRLSESNLVI